A window from Pelodiscus sinensis isolate JC-2024 chromosome 31, ASM4963464v1, whole genome shotgun sequence encodes these proteins:
- the LOC142821497 gene encoding zinc finger protein RFP-like isoform X3, translating into MEEAGVALRRAGASCHHPQTCPSIAELREVTRPRSPSPEAAMAAESPMESIQEEAPRLICLEDFTAPVTLECGRNFCQATLSPQGRDTEQQGPFWPDQQLANVVELAKPLSFQAAKRARWDGVCAEHQEALKLFCEEDQTPICVVCDRSQAHRELPIKETAQEYKEKLEAHLKTLREERDQVLGRKTTAEGKRQEYLKWTQAERQMIVAEFQQVQQFLEEQERLLLAQLEKLDEEVGRLQTDTVRKLSVQISRISEWISELEGKCQKPANEFLKDVRSTLSRCETGQFQLPEEISPELEEQVRGFSQQMIVLSGTLRQFKDIEAF; encoded by the exons ATGGAGGAGGCGGGGGTTGCACTGCGGCG TGCTGGTGCCTCATGCCACcacccccagacctgcccctccATTGCTGAGCTCCGGGAAGTGACACGGCCCcggtcccccagcccagaggcagccatggctgcagagagccccatGGAAAGTATTCAGGAGGAAGCACCACGTCTGatctgtctggaggatttcacagcccctgtcactctggagtgtgggcGCAATTTCTGCCAGGCCACCCTCAGTCCTCaaggcagagacactgagcagcagggacccttCTGGCCTGATCAGCAGCTGGCAAAtgtggtggaactagccaagcctctgagtttccaggcagcaaagagagcaagatgggatggggtgtgtgcagagcaccaggaggctctgaagctgttctgtgaagaggatcaaactcccatctgtgtggtgtgtgacagatcccaggctcacaGGGAGCTGCCCATAAAGGAAACTGCCCAGGAatacaag gaaaaattggaggcccatttgaagactctgagggaagagagagatcaGGTACTGggaaggaaaacaacagcagaagggaaacgccaggagtatctg aaatggacccaagcagagaggcagatgattgtggctgagtttcagcaggtgcagcagttcctggaggaacaagagcgactcctgctggcccagctggagaagctggacgaggaggttgggaggctccagactgacactgtcaggaaactcTCTGTGCAGATTTCCCGTATCAGCGAGTggatcagtgagctggaggggaagtgtcagaagccagcgaaTGAATTCCTgaag gacgtcagaagcaccctgagtag gtgtgagacggggcagttccagctgccagaggagatttcccctgaactggaagaacaagtcagaggtttCTCTCAGCAAATGATTGTGCTGTCGGGGACTCTGAGGCAGTTCAAAG atattgaagccttctaa
- the LOC142821497 gene encoding zinc finger protein RFP-like isoform X4, producing MAAESPMESIQEEAPRLICLEDFTAPVTLECGRNFCQATLSPQGRDTEQQGPFWPDQQLANVVELAKPLSFQAAKRARWDGVCAEHQEALKLFCEEDQTPICVVCDRSQAHRELPIKETAQEYKEKLEAHLKTLREERDQVLGRKTTAEGKRQEYLKWTQAERQMIVAEFQQVQQFLEEQERLLLAQLEKLDEEVGRLQTDTVRKLSVQISRISEWISELEGKCQKPANEFLKDVRSTLSRCETGQFQLPEEISPELEEQVRGFSQQMIVLSGTLRQFKDIEAF from the exons atggctgcagagagccccatGGAAAGTATTCAGGAGGAAGCACCACGTCTGatctgtctggaggatttcacagcccctgtcactctggagtgtgggcGCAATTTCTGCCAGGCCACCCTCAGTCCTCaaggcagagacactgagcagcagggacccttCTGGCCTGATCAGCAGCTGGCAAAtgtggtggaactagccaagcctctgagtttccaggcagcaaagagagcaagatgggatggggtgtgtgcagagcaccaggaggctctgaagctgttctgtgaagaggatcaaactcccatctgtgtggtgtgtgacagatcccaggctcacaGGGAGCTGCCCATAAAGGAAACTGCCCAGGAatacaag gaaaaattggaggcccatttgaagactctgagggaagagagagatcaGGTACTGggaaggaaaacaacagcagaagggaaacgccaggagtatctg aaatggacccaagcagagaggcagatgattgtggctgagtttcagcaggtgcagcagttcctggaggaacaagagcgactcctgctggcccagctggagaagctggacgaggaggttgggaggctccagactgacactgtcaggaaactcTCTGTGCAGATTTCCCGTATCAGCGAGTggatcagtgagctggaggggaagtgtcagaagccagcgaaTGAATTCCTgaag gacgtcagaagcaccctgagtag gtgtgagacggggcagttccagctgccagaggagatttcccctgaactggaagaacaagtcagaggtttCTCTCAGCAAATGATTGTGCTGTCGGGGACTCTGAGGCAGTTCAAAG atattgaagccttctaa
- the LOC142821479 gene encoding butyrophilin subfamily 1 member A1-like: protein LTLDPDTANPQLVLSGDGKRVRWEDTRQPLPDNPERFDTWPCVLGREGFTSGRHCWEVEVEVGDGRDWAVGVARESVSRKGGINISPEGGIWAVQRWGSQFRALTFPENLLPLSPPPPHRIWVCLNCDRGQVTFIDAGAEAPIFTFPPGSLPGERIQPWLWVGWKSQLRLCP, encoded by the coding sequence ctgactctggatccagacacggcaaaTCCCCAGCTCGTCCTGTCTGGGGACGGGAAACGTGTGAGATGGGAAGACACACGGCAGCCACTGCCCGACAACCCAGAGAGATTTGACACTTggccctgtgtgctgggccgtgaggggttcacctcggggagacattgctgggaggtggaggtggaggtgggggatgggcgagactgggctgtgggggtggccagagagtctgtgagcaggaagggagggatcAACATTAGCCCTGagggggggatctgggctgtaCAGCGGTGGGGGAGTCAGTTCCGGGCTCTCACCTTCCCTGAGAACCTCCtacctctgagccccccccccccccacaggatcTGGGTTTGTCTGAactgtgaccgggggcaggtgacatttatcgatgctggtgccgaggccccgatcttcactttccctccgggctccctccctggggagagaatccaACCCTGGCTCTGGGTAGGGTGGAAATCCCAGCTCAGATTGTGTCCCTGA